A segment of the Hyphomicrobiales bacterium genome:
GCATTGACGATGCCCATATCCATGCCCGCCTGGATGGCGTGATAGAGAAACACCGCGTGCATGGCCTCGCGCACCGCCTGGTTGCCGCGGAACGAGAAGGAAAGGTTCGACACCCCACCGGAGACATGAACGTGCGGCAGCTTGGCGCGGATGCGCCCCGCCGCCTCGATGAAGGCGACGCCGTAGCCGCTGTGCTCCTCGATGCCGGTGGCGACGGCGAAGATGTTGGGATCGAAGATGATGTCCTCGGGCGGAAAGCCGAGCTTCCTGGTCAATAGGTCGTAGGAGCGCTTGCAGATGGAGACCTTGCGCGCGACCGTGTCGGCCTGACCCTTTTCATCGAAGGCCATGACGATGACGGCGGCGCCGTAGCGCCGCACCAGCTCGGCCTGACGCAGAAACGCCTCTTCGCCCTCCTTGAGCGAGATCGAATTGACGATGCCCTTGCCCTGCAGGCATTTCAGTCCCGCCTCGATGACCGACCATTTCGAGGAATCGACCATCACCGGCACCTTGGCGATCGCGGGCTCGGCGGCGATCAGGTTGAGGAAGGTGACCATCGCGTCTTCCGAATCGAGCAGCCCCTCGTCCATATTGACGTCGATCACCTGGGCGCCGTTTTCGACCTGGTCGCGCGCGACTTCCAGCGCCGTCTCATATTCACCCGCCGTAATGAGCTTGCGAAAGCGCGCCCAGCCGGTGACGTTGGTGCGCTCGCCGACATTGACGAAGTTGGTCTGAGGCGTGAGCGTGAAGGGCTCGAGCCCGGAGAGTCGCATATAGGGCCTCAGTTCCGGCACCTTGCGCGGGCGCACGCCCTCCACCGCCGCGGCGATGGCGCTGATATGTTCCGGCGTGGTGCCGCAGCAGCCGCCGACGATGTTGACGAGGCCAGAGCGGGCGAACTCGCCGAGCATCGAAGCGGTCGCCTCGGGGCGCTCGTCATAGTCGCCGAACGCGTTGGGAAGCCCCGCGTTCGGGTAGGCGCAGACGAGCGTATCGGCAATCTGCGCGATCTCGTCGATATGCTGGCGCATCTCCTTGGCGCCAAGCGCGCAGTTGAGGCCGAATGCGAAGGGCCGCGCGTGCCTTAGCGAGTGCCAGAAGGCGGTCGGCGTCTGACCGGAGAGCGTGCGGCCGGAAAGATCGGTGATGGTGCCGGAAATCATCACCGGCACGCGCTCGCCGGTTTCCGCGAAGATCTCCTCCAGCGCCATGACCGCCGCCTTGGCGTTCAGGGTATCGAACACCGTTTCGATCAGGATCAGGTCGGCGCCGCCTTCGATGAGCCCGCGCGCCGCCTCGCGGTAGGCTTCCTTCAGGCCGTCGAAACTCACCGCGCGGAAACCCGGATTGTTGACGTCGGGCGAAATCGAGGCGGTGCGGTTGGTCGGTCCGATGGCGCCAGCGACCGCGCGCGGCCAGTCCGAATCCTGCGCCTCGAACGCGTCGCAGGCGGCGCGCGCGATCCGCGCCGCCTCGCGGTTGAGCTCGAAGACGAACTTCTGAGTGCCGTAGTCGGCCTGGGCGATGGCCGTCGAGGAGAAGGTGTTGGTCTCGACGATGTCGGCGCCGGCTTCCAGATACGCCTTGTGGATGTTGCCGACGATCTCCGGCTGGGTCAGGCTGAGGATGTCGATATTGCCGGCAAGGTCGCGCGGCCAGTCGGCGAAGCGCGCGCTGCGGAAGCCCTTCTCGTCAAGCCCATGCTCCTGAACCATGGTTCCCATGGCGCCGTCGAGCAGTAGGATGCGCTCGCGGGCGCGTGCTGCGAGGCGCTTGATCCGCGCCTTTCTGTAAAGGTTGGCCATGGGGCTAGCCGGCGACAGCGGCTTGCGCCGCCGCCTTGACCGGGCGCACGCCGAGCAGGTGGCAGATGGCGAACACCAGATTGGACCGGTTCATGGTGTAGAAATGGAACTGGCGCACGCCGCGCTCCATCAGCCCGAGAACCTGCTCGGCCGCCACGGCGGCGGCGATCAGCCGGCGCGTCTCCGGGTCCTCGTCGAGCCCGTCGAAACGGTCGGCAAGCCAGGGTGGAATGTGGGTGCCGCAGCGGGCGGCGAATTTCGCCGTCTGGCGGACATTCAGCACCGGCAGGATGCCCGGCACGATGGGGATGTCGATGCCGTTTGCGCGGACCATGTCGACAAAGCGGAAATAATAGTCGCTGACGAAGAAGAACTGGGTGATGGCGCGGCTCGCCCCGGCGTCGATCTTGGCCTTCAGCATGTCCATGTCCATGGCGAAGTTCGGCGATTCCGGGTGTTTCTCCGGATAGCAGGCGACGGAGATCTCGAAATCGGCGATGCGCTTGACTCCGCCGACGAGATCGGCGGCGTTGACGTAGCCGTCGGCATAGGGCGTGTAGCGCTCGCCGGCGCCGCCCGGCGGGTCGCCGCGCAGGGCCACGATGTGGCGCACGCCGGCCCGCCAATAGTCGCCGATCACCTTGTTGACCTCCTTGCGGGTCGCGGCGATGCAGGTGAGATGCGCCGCCGGCCTGAGCGTTGTGTCGGCCAGCATCCGCTGTACCGTCGCGTGGGTGCGTTCGCGAGTCGAGCCTCCGGCGCCGTAGGTGACCGACACGAAAGCGGGGTCGAGTGGCGCCAACCGCTCGATCGCGCTCCACAGGCTGCGCTCCATCTCCTCGGTCTTCGGCGGGAAGAACTCGAAGGAGACCTTGATCCCGTGCTTGCCGGCCAAGGCGGTTGCGGGCGGCGCGGCGCTCATCGGACCTCCTCCAGGGGCCGAGCCTCGGCCGGGCGCGGGCGGGTCGCTTTGCCGGGAACCTCGGCCAGCCACAGTGAGACGATGAGCCCGGTGCCGGCGGCCGTCTCCGGGGGGCTGAGCTCGCTGTGCAGCCCCAAACGCAGACCTGCGGACGCGATCCATTTCGCGACCTCGCCGGCCGCGAAACCGAGCCGGCGGTGAGCCTGCTCCTGGCGCAGAAACTCCAGATCATGCGGCGCGAAATCGACGATCAGGAGGAGCCCGCCGGGGCGCAGCATCCGCGCCGCCTCGCCGATGGCGCGCGCCGGATCGTCGAGATAGTGCAGCACCTGGTGGATGGTCACCACGTCAAAGCTCGCCGCCTCGAACGGCAGCGCGTAGAGGTCGCCGTGGCGCACCTGGCAGTGGCCGTAGCCGGCCGCGTCCAGCTTGGCGCGGGCAACCGACAGCATCTCGTGGGAGAGGTCGATGCCGACGCCGCGCCGGATGTGGGGCGCCAGCAGCTCGAGCACACGGCCGGTGCCGGTGCCGAGATCGAGCAGGCGGTCGAACGGCCTCTCGCCGATCACCTCCAGCATCGCGCGCTCGACCTCAGCCTCGTCGACATGCAGCGCCCGCAGCCGGTCCCAATCGCCGGCCTGGGCGCGGAAATAGACTGCCGCGCCCGCGGCGCGCTCCTCTTTGACCGCGGTAAGCCTTTCAAGGTCGCGGGCGATGACCGCTTCACCGGGATCGACGAGCCCGACGATCCCCTGCGCCAGCGCCGATTGAGGCCCGCTCTCGGCAAGCCGGTAGAACACCCAGCTTCCCTCGCGGAAGCGATCGATCAGACCCGCCTCCGTCAACAGCTTCAGATGACGGCTGATGCGCGGCTGGCTTTGGCCGAGGATCTGGGTCAGATCCTTGACGTTGAGGTCGCCCCGCGCCAGCAGCGCCAACAGGCGCAGCCGGGTCGGATCGCCGCCGGCGCGCAGGCCGGCAAGCAGCGGCTCAAGCCTCATTTGGCGTTGTTTGATCATCCTCGGTCGGCGCCTCCGCGCCCCGCTTCAGAGATACCCATATAAAGATATCTTTATTTTCAGGCCACAGACACATAGCCGAGTGTCCCGTCCGGCGCAAGAGGCGAATGGGATTCGTCCCACCGCGGGGCAAGTCCGATCAAAGCCTTCCCCGCCGCCGGAGCCACGCCACCGGCCGCCCGTCTATGGCCGCGAGCCCGGCCGCGATCATCGCCATGCCGGCGAGATGCTGCGCCTGCAGCGTCTCGCCGAGGAGGCCCATGCCGAGCGCCGTTGCGCTGATCGGGATCAGGAAGGTCACGAGCAGAAGGTTGACGGCGCCGGACGTGGCGAGCAGGCGGAAATAGAGAATATAGGCGACCGCCGTCGAGGCCAGCGCCAGGCCGAAAATGGCCCCGATGGCGGCTGCCGACGGCATCGGCAACGTCCACGGCCGGTCGACTGCGAGCGCCACGGGCAGCATCATGACGCTGGTCATCGTCAACTGGCCCGTCGCGACTTGTGATGGCCGGATGCCGGAAAAGCGCCTGCCGTAAATCCCGGTTGAGGCATAGCAGACCGCCGCGCCGACGACGGCGAGCTGTGCCAGAAGCGCGCCGCCGAGCCCCGACAGCGCCTCGATGCCGATCATAACGGCAACCCCGATAAAGCCGAGCGCGACGCCGACAGCGCGCAGGCCCGTCAGCTTTTCGTCCGCGGTCAGCCAATGGGCGAGCAGCACCGTCCAGATCGGCGTCGTCGCGTTGAGAATCGAGGCGAGGCTGCCGCTGATCTGCGTCTGTCCCCAGGAGATCAGGCTGAAGGGAACGAGATTGTTGAACAGGCCCATGACCGCGAAAGCGCCCCACAGGCGAAGGCTGGCGGGCAAGCGCCGGCCGGTCGCGAAGATGTAGACGTGCAGCGCAACCGCCGCCAAGGCCACGCGCAGCAATACCAGCGTCAGCGGCGGCAGGTCGTCAAGCGCCACCTCGATGAAGAAGAACGTGCCGCCCCACAGGAGCGACAGCGTCACCAGCATCGCCCACTGGGCAGTACCCATCGTCATGGCCGGCGTCTTGTTCATGGCGCTCGCAGCATGGCCCCTCGCTGCCCGGCCCGCCACCCGTTCCTTGCGCCGGCAGGCATCGGAAAGCGCCCTTCTATGCCGCAAGCGCGGCGACCGGCGCCGCGGCCGAGACGCGCGTGACGGCAACCCGCGCCGCGCAATGGGCGATGAGCAGCGCCTCAAGATCGGCGATCGCGGCTGCAAGGTCTCCGCAACCGTTGGCCTGCACGGTGACGACCGCGCGCCGGGTCTCAGGCGACACCAGGGAGCGCGCGTCCTGGCGCCAGTTCCAGCGCCGGCACAGCACCTTCTCGCTGTCCGCATAGACCACCTCGCCCGCCTTCGGCGGGTCCTCGGACGGGCCCTCGCCGCCCGCCATGTCGAGAAAGCTGTCGCCGGAACGCGCATAGCGGAAGGCGATGTCGCCAACCACCTGGTCGAGATCGTCGGCGCCGAGCGGCAGCACATGGGCGAGCGAGACCGCGTTGTAGGCATCGACGAAACCGTTGATGGCCGGAAGCTCGCGGCTGGCGAGCACGTTCTTGACCAGCCGCTCGACCGAGGAGCGGTAACTGGTCTTCTTGATGCCGAACTGGCGGTAGGTCCGTCGCCAGGCGGCGATGCCGGGAATTCGCGACAACTCCGTGCCGGCCCACAGCGCCCGGCAATCCGCCTCGCGCCTGGAAATTTCGGCGGCGAGCGCCGGAGGACGCCCCTCGCCTATTTGCAAGCCCGTGGCGATCACGACGCCGGCAGTGAATTCCGAGAAGTCAGCGGCAATTTCGGAGATATCGATCTTCATGGGCCCGGGCTGGAGAATTGGCCGGCCATTGACGCCGCACCGGTCGCGGATGGATCATCGGGCCTGTCATGAGCCCCGAAAAGGATATCCCCGGCGTGTGGGTGCCGCCACCGCTGATCTATCTGGCCGGATTCGCGATCGGGCTGGTCCTCGATTTGCTGCGGCCGGTGCCAGTTCTGCCGCAGGCCGTTCAGTACTCCGCCGGCTTCGCGCTGATCGCCATCGGCTTCGCTATCGCGGCGCTTGGCTTTCGCGAGTTCGTGCGGGTCAAGACCCCGTTCGACCCTTATCAACCGACCCAGGACGTCATCACTTCGGGCCCTTTCCGCTATTCGCGAAATCCGCTCTATCTGTCGCTCGCCACGCTCTATAGCGGCACCGCGATCGCCATCGACGGCATTTGGATCGTGGCCATGCTCGTGCCGACGTTGATCGTCCTCCACTATGGCGTCATCCTGGCCGAAGAGGCCTATTTGGAGCGCAAGTTCCCCGATACCTATCTTCCCTACAAGGCGCGCGTGCGCCGCTGGTTCTGAGGCCCGATGAGCGACGACGATTTCGAACCCCCGCGCCGCGGCGAGAAGGTGATCGAGCTGCCGCCGGCCGACGATGCCGGGCTGATCTTCATCGGCCGCATCCGCACCCCGTGGACCGACCGCCACGAGGCGCCGCGCAACGCGATGGAATCGGAGGCGATCTGCACCGTCGAGCTCGACGCCCGCTATGTCGAGGGGCTCCAATCGCTCAACAGCTCGACCCACCTGATCCTGCTCTACTGGCTCGACAAGGCGCGGCGCGACCTTATCGTCCAGAGCCCGCGCCACGACGACAAAACGCACGGGGTCTTCGCGCTGAGATCGCCGGTGCGCCCGAATCCGATCGGGCTTGCCGTCGTCGACCTGTTGGGAATCGACGCCAACGTGCTCACCATCCGCCATATCGACTGCCTCGACGGCACGCCGCTGCTCGACATCAAGCCCTATTTCGCCCATTCCGATTCCAAGCCCGAGGCCGATGTCGGCTGGCACAGAGAGCGCACCAAGCCCCTCAAGCCGCGCGGCCGCAAGCGGTAGGTGCAACATTGCGCCAAGTTTCCTATCTACAAGGGACGGGCGCAGCCCGGGCGCAACTGACGGCTGTTCAAGCGAAACCTTGAGGGGCACGCCATGGCCATCGAAAAGAAGACACAAATCAATTTGTGGTACGCGCTGTTCGCGCTCGGCGTGGTATTCCTGTTCCAGGCTTGGTTCGCCAGTACGCGGCAGGTCCAGCAGATCCCCTACTCGCAATTCATCGTGCTGCTCGATGCCGGCCAGGTGGAAAGCGTCGAGGTGGGCGACACCTATCTCACCGGCAAGCTGACGACGCCGACCGCCGAGGGCAAGGAGCTCTTCGTCACCACCCGCGTCGAACCGGACATCGCCGACGAGCTCGCCAAGCGCGGCGTCAAGTTCGAAGGCGTGGTCCAGAATACATTCCTGACCCAACTCCTCTCCTGGATCGTGCCGGTGCTGTTCTTCTTTGGCCTGTGGGCTTTCTTCATCCGCGGTTTCGCCGAAAAACAGGGTCTCGGCGGCTTCATGACCGTCGGCAAGTCGAAGGCCAAGGTCTATGTCGAGAAGGACACCAAGGTGACCTTCGCCGACGTCGCCGGCGTCGACGAAGCGAAGGCCGAGCTGCAGGAGATCGTCGCCTTCCTCAAGGACCCGGAAAGCTATGGCCGCCTCGGCGCGAGGCTGCCGAAGGGCATTCTTCTGGTCGGCCCGCCCGGCACCGGCAAGACGCTGTTGGCGCGCGCCGTCGCCGGCGAGGCGGGCGTGCCGTTCTATTCCATCTCCGGCTCCGAATTCGTCGAGATGTTCGTCGGCGTAGGCGCAGCCCGGGTCCGCGATCTGTTCGAGCAGGCGCGCAAGGCCGCTCCCTGCATCATCTTCATCGACGAGTTGGACGCACTCGGCCGCTCGCGCACAATCGGCGGGCCGATGGGCGGCCATGACGAGAAGGAGCAGACGCTGAACCAGCTCCTCGCCGAGCTCGACGGCTTCGATCCCTCCTCCGGCATCGTGCTGTTGGCGGCCACCAACCGGCCGGAGATCCTCGACGCGGCGCTGCTGCGCGCCGGACGCTTCGACCGCCAAGTTCTGGTTGACCGGCCAGACAAGCCGGGGCGCATCGCGATCCTCAAGGTGCACGCCAAGAAGGTGAAGCTGGCGACGGAGGTCGAGCTTGAACAGGTCGCAGCGCTCACCACGGGCTTCACCGGCGCCGATCTCGCCAACCTGGTCAACGAGGCGGCGATCA
Coding sequences within it:
- a CDS encoding homocysteine S-methyltransferase family protein translates to MANLYRKARIKRLAARARERILLLDGAMGTMVQEHGLDEKGFRSARFADWPRDLAGNIDILSLTQPEIVGNIHKAYLEAGADIVETNTFSSTAIAQADYGTQKFVFELNREAARIARAACDAFEAQDSDWPRAVAGAIGPTNRTASISPDVNNPGFRAVSFDGLKEAYREAARGLIEGGADLILIETVFDTLNAKAAVMALEEIFAETGERVPVMISGTITDLSGRTLSGQTPTAFWHSLRHARPFAFGLNCALGAKEMRQHIDEIAQIADTLVCAYPNAGLPNAFGDYDERPEATASMLGEFARSGLVNIVGGCCGTTPEHISAIAAAVEGVRPRKVPELRPYMRLSGLEPFTLTPQTNFVNVGERTNVTGWARFRKLITAGEYETALEVARDQVENGAQVIDVNMDEGLLDSEDAMVTFLNLIAAEPAIAKVPVMVDSSKWSVIEAGLKCLQGKGIVNSISLKEGEEAFLRQAELVRRYGAAVIVMAFDEKGQADTVARKVSICKRSYDLLTRKLGFPPEDIIFDPNIFAVATGIEEHSGYGVAFIEAAGRIRAKLPHVHVSGGVSNLSFSFRGNQAVREAMHAVFLYHAIQAGMDMGIVNA
- the metF gene encoding methylenetetrahydrofolate reductase [NAD(P)H]; this translates as MSAAPPATALAGKHGIKVSFEFFPPKTEEMERSLWSAIERLAPLDPAFVSVTYGAGGSTRERTHATVQRMLADTTLRPAAHLTCIAATRKEVNKVIGDYWRAGVRHIVALRGDPPGGAGERYTPYADGYVNAADLVGGVKRIADFEISVACYPEKHPESPNFAMDMDMLKAKIDAGASRAITQFFFVSDYYFRFVDMVRANGIDIPIVPGILPVLNVRQTAKFAARCGTHIPPWLADRFDGLDEDPETRRLIAAAVAAEQVLGLMERGVRQFHFYTMNRSNLVFAICHLLGVRPVKAAAQAAVAG
- a CDS encoding metalloregulator ArsR/SmtB family transcription factor gives rise to the protein MIKQRQMRLEPLLAGLRAGGDPTRLRLLALLARGDLNVKDLTQILGQSQPRISRHLKLLTEAGLIDRFREGSWVFYRLAESGPQSALAQGIVGLVDPGEAVIARDLERLTAVKEERAAGAAVYFRAQAGDWDRLRALHVDEAEVERAMLEVIGERPFDRLLDLGTGTGRVLELLAPHIRRGVGIDLSHEMLSVARAKLDAAGYGHCQVRHGDLYALPFEAASFDVVTIHQVLHYLDDPARAIGEAARMLRPGGLLLIVDFAPHDLEFLRQEQAHRRLGFAAGEVAKWIASAGLRLGLHSELSPPETAAGTGLIVSLWLAEVPGKATRPRPAEARPLEEVR
- a CDS encoding DMT family transporter, whose amino-acid sequence is MNKTPAMTMGTAQWAMLVTLSLLWGGTFFFIEVALDDLPPLTLVLLRVALAAVALHVYIFATGRRLPASLRLWGAFAVMGLFNNLVPFSLISWGQTQISGSLASILNATTPIWTVLLAHWLTADEKLTGLRAVGVALGFIGVAVMIGIEALSGLGGALLAQLAVVGAAVCYASTGIYGRRFSGIRPSQVATGQLTMTSVMMLPVALAVDRPWTLPMPSAAAIGAIFGLALASTAVAYILYFRLLATSGAVNLLLVTFLIPISATALGMGLLGETLQAQHLAGMAMIAAGLAAIDGRPVAWLRRRGRL
- a CDS encoding phenylalanine--tRNA ligase beta subunit-related protein, which produces MKIDISEIAADFSEFTAGVVIATGLQIGEGRPPALAAEISRREADCRALWAGTELSRIPGIAAWRRTYRQFGIKKTSYRSSVERLVKNVLASRELPAINGFVDAYNAVSLAHVLPLGADDLDQVVGDIAFRYARSGDSFLDMAGGEGPSEDPPKAGEVVYADSEKVLCRRWNWRQDARSLVSPETRRAVVTVQANGCGDLAAAIADLEALLIAHCAARVAVTRVSAAAPVAALAA
- a CDS encoding isoprenylcysteine carboxylmethyltransferase family protein → MSPEKDIPGVWVPPPLIYLAGFAIGLVLDLLRPVPVLPQAVQYSAGFALIAIGFAIAALGFREFVRVKTPFDPYQPTQDVITSGPFRYSRNPLYLSLATLYSGTAIAIDGIWIVAMLVPTLIVLHYGVILAEEAYLERKFPDTYLPYKARVRRWF
- the tsaA gene encoding tRNA (N6-threonylcarbamoyladenosine(37)-N6)-methyltransferase TrmO, yielding MSDDDFEPPRRGEKVIELPPADDAGLIFIGRIRTPWTDRHEAPRNAMESEAICTVELDARYVEGLQSLNSSTHLILLYWLDKARRDLIVQSPRHDDKTHGVFALRSPVRPNPIGLAVVDLLGIDANVLTIRHIDCLDGTPLLDIKPYFAHSDSKPEADVGWHRERTKPLKPRGRKR
- the ftsH gene encoding ATP-dependent zinc metalloprotease FtsH gives rise to the protein MAIEKKTQINLWYALFALGVVFLFQAWFASTRQVQQIPYSQFIVLLDAGQVESVEVGDTYLTGKLTTPTAEGKELFVTTRVEPDIADELAKRGVKFEGVVQNTFLTQLLSWIVPVLFFFGLWAFFIRGFAEKQGLGGFMTVGKSKAKVYVEKDTKVTFADVAGVDEAKAELQEIVAFLKDPESYGRLGARLPKGILLVGPPGTGKTLLARAVAGEAGVPFYSISGSEFVEMFVGVGAARVRDLFEQARKAAPCIIFIDELDALGRSRTIGGPMGGHDEKEQTLNQLLAELDGFDPSSGIVLLAATNRPEILDAALLRAGRFDRQVLVDRPDKPGRIAILKVHAKKVKLATEVELEQVAALTTGFTGADLANLVNEAAIIATRRKGERVTLDDFTAAIERIVAGIEKRGRLLNPKEREIVAYHEMGHALVAASLHGVDPVHKVSIIPRGIGALGYTIQRPTEDRFLISTEDLKAKMAVLMGGRASERLVFNEISTGAADDLEKVSGIALDMVTRYGMTGEDVGQVVYRERPPAFLGQVAMGPQPRGEYSEATAREIDLAVRRLVDEAFAKATETLKKRRKDLEAGVKLLLEKEVLTADEFPALKPASPPPETKAAE